One genomic region from Magallana gigas chromosome 3, xbMagGiga1.1, whole genome shotgun sequence encodes:
- the LOC136273415 gene encoding uncharacterized protein — protein MQNKRPIITTFANKISNDNYFFRMKTLVLFLPLLCVIHQSTTLSDCRRLSSNPCCFNQYMNNDTFNCIDCPRGFFGWNCKSTCPFGFYGQFCKYSCMCNASECHHVTGCEMTTATSHEPTKVRETLHQIESSPHPVKERWKPTVIPGAPVSLLTLAVVALSLVVLGLVFIIILMSLYIWKQTRSVLVVKGRRFVPNTDIMDYNQLQSSLDREDPGYTSPGSEEQQRAIGHRSEYMTTRSLEIAEMSTVYVTSLN, from the exons atgcaaaataagcgtCCCATTATCACGACGTttgcaaataaaatttcaaatgataattacttttttaGGATGAAAACCTTGGTTTTATTCCTTCCGTTACTTTGTGTTATTCATCAGTCTACAACACTATCTGATTGCCGGAG attATCATCTAACCCTTGTTGCTTTAACCAGTATATGAACAACGATACTTTCAATTGCATAG ATTGTCCTCGTGGATTTTTTGGCTGGAATTGTAAATCAACTTGTCCTTTTGGATTTTATGGTCAGTTCTGTAAATATTCATGCATGTGCAACGCATCAGAGTGTCATCACGTAACTGGCTGTGAAATGACAACAG CTACAAGCCATGAACCAACCAAGGTACGAGAAACGCTTCACCAAATAGAATCATCGCCGCATCCGGTTAAGG AGAGGTGGAAACCAACAGTAATACCCGGTGCCCCAGTGTCGCTTCTAACATTGGCTGTGGTCGCTCTGTCTTTGGTGGTTCTAGGACTGGTTTTCATCATTATACTAATGTC GTTGTACATTTGGAAACAGACAAGATCAGTTTTAGTCGTGAAAG gGAGACGCTTTGTTCCCAATACGGATATCATGGATTATAACCAACTGCAGTCAAGTTTGGATCGCGAGGATCCGGGGTACACGTCTCCTGGAAGTGAGGAACAACAGAGAGCGATTGGACACAGGTCGGAATACATGACGACTCGTAGCCTAGAGATTGCAGAGATGAGCACGGTGTATGTCACATCATTAAattaa
- the LOC136273480 gene encoding uncharacterized protein yields the protein MMKYHICYLIAFWIPYQSKSKSDCNRSPNTLCCYNQYLNNVTNTCTECPRGRIGWNCKLVCPSGFYGQFCRFPCKCDAVECHRVTGCERTRVVESGSVPNKRSTLFYKKRKIFFDWKVFWLPFIGAIFCFVFVGLLLLITLRKMNLNFCFPSISLLRGVFVPCFNANNQRQTIQEDIELATISSTSQCPNEESISEENRTEIKCSRPHTLRDVCFGTNDMLTCYSDEAHIVSNTNHVSQLYNDENEYDHVNLRIPNCVLDSSLLYSKPFKRDARSQINVRSWNLTLHRNSKTECNKIEPLISNLNFSLPDIRLVKRLKQDILKKRKNIILYKVLKNKNKFNNGKLLKNAY from the exons ATCACCAAATACGCTTTGTTGCTACAACCAATACCTGAACAATGTTACCAACACCTGTACAG AATGTCCACGCGGACGCATAGGCTGGAATTGCAAATTAGTTTGTCCATCCGGATTTTACGGACAGTTTTGTCGTTTCCCTTGTAAATGCGACGCTGTGGAGTGTCATCGCGTGACAGGATGTGAAAGGACACGTG TTGTAGAATCCGGTTCTGTGCCGAACAAACGAAGTACACTCTTTTATAAAAAGCGAAAGATTTTCTTTGATTGGAAAGTCTTTTGGCTTCCTTTTATTGGTGCAATTTTCTGCTTTGTTTTCGTCGGTTTGCTGCTTCTCATCACCTTGCG gaaGATGAATTTAAACTTTTGTTTTCCTTCCATATCGCTTCTACGAGGGGTATTCGTGCCATGCTTTAACGCAA ATAATCAGAGACAGACGATTCAAGAAGATATTGAACTAGCTACCATCAGCTCAACATCACAATGTCCAAATGAAGAATCAATATCGGAAGAAAACAgaactgaaataaaatgttctCGACCTCATACCTTACGTGACGTTTGTTTCGGAACAAATGATATGCTTACATGTTATTCAGATGAAGCCCATATAGTTTCAAACACAAACCATGTTTCTCAATTATATAATGATGAAAACGAATACGATCATGTCAACCTCCGAATACCAAATTGTGTGTTAGATAGTTCTTTGTTATACAGCAAACCATTTAAAAGAGATGCACGATCCCAAATTAATGTACGTTCTTGGAATCTGACTCTTCATAGAAACTCAAAAACCGAGTGCAACAAAATTGAACCATTGATCAGTAATCTAAATTTTTCGCTCCCTGACATCAGACTTGTTAAACGCTTAAAACAggacattttaaagaaaaggaaaaatatcattctgtataaagttttaaaaaacaagaacAAGTTCAATAATGGGAAGTTATTGAAAAACGCttactaa